A region of Verrucomicrobiia bacterium DNA encodes the following proteins:
- a CDS encoding ISAzo13 family transposase yields MVPIRDIRDKLMRIWPHLNERSRRMLAATEALELGYGGVSVVSRVCGLSRVTITKGISELSAPPLPEARIRRAGGGRLNLVVRDPKLPEVLDLLVEPLSRGDPESPLRWTCKSTRTLAGELTG; encoded by the coding sequence ATGGTTCCTATCCGTGACATTCGAGACAAGTTGATGCGAATCTGGCCCCACCTCAACGAGAGATCCCGCCGTATGTTAGCCGCGACCGAGGCGTTGGAACTAGGCTACGGGGGCGTGTCGGTAGTCAGCCGCGTGTGCGGACTATCGAGGGTGACCATCACTAAAGGGATCAGCGAGCTGTCAGCGCCGCCTTTGCCGGAGGCACGCATTCGGCGAGCGGGGGGAGGACGTTTGAACTTGGTGGTCCGCGACCCCAAACTTCCAGAGGTTTTAGACTTGCTCGTTGAACCGCTCAGCCGAGGCGATCCGGAGTCACCGTTGCGCTGGACCTGCAAAAGCACGCGCACGCTGGCGGGCGAACTGACCGG